Proteins from a single region of Oncorhynchus kisutch isolate 150728-3 unplaced genomic scaffold, Okis_V2 Okis01b-Okis20b_hom, whole genome shotgun sequence:
- the LOC109880958 gene encoding tRNA (guanine(26)-N(2))-dimethyltransferase isoform X3, producing the protein MLMYEMRGKKDRYDVIDLDPYGSPAPFLDAAVQAVGEGGLLCVTCTDMAVMAGNSGETCYSKYGSVSIKAKYCHEMALRIILHSLDQRAGVYQRYIHPLLCVSVDFYIRVFVRVHTGQAMVKNSASKQALVYNCVGCGSFHLQRLGKRTTQGNHIKYSAATGPPVGAECEHCGHRHQLGGPIWGEALHDVSFVQKVLSAVSGNPSRFGTARRIEGMLSMVTEELEDVPLYYTVDNLSSTVHCSTPPLLQFRSALLHAGHRVSLSHACKNALKTDAPPRVLWDVMRCWEKSNPVKRDRLSESSPAHHILNTEPILQACFDVREDANPQSRRRHLTRFQENPEPFWGPKARANAGGGISSDLEDRRKQGQNKRKNQITDATQLKSFPCKRFRKGKCTHGEKCCYSHDLEQTDQME; encoded by the exons ATGCTGATGTATGAGATGCGGGGGAAGAAGGACCGCTATGATGTCATAGACCTGGACCCCTACGGAAGCCCCGCCCCCTTCCTGGATGCCGCCGTCCAGGCTGTCGGTGAAGGAG gtctGTTGTGTGTGACATGTACTGACATGGCTGTGATGGCTGGTAACAGTGGGGAGACCTGCTACAGCAAATACGGCTCTGTCTCCATCAAAGCCAAGTACTGTCATGAGATG gcTCTGCGTATCATCCTACACAGTCTGGACCAGAGAGCTGGTGTGTACCAGCGGTACATCCACCCcctgctctgtgtcagtgtggacTTCTACATACGAGTGTTTGTCAGGGTACACACTGGACAGGCCATGGTCAAAAACTCAGCAag TAAACAAGCGTTGGTGTATAACTGTGTTGGCTGTGGCTCGTTCCACTTACAACGACTGGGCAAGAGGACGACTCAGGGAAACCA tataAAGTACTCTGCAGCCACTGGACCGCCGGTCGGAGCAGAGTGTGAACACTGTGGACACAGACACcag ctGGGTGGTCCTATCTGGGGTGAGGCCCTCCATGACGTGAGCTTCGTTCAGAAGGTTCTATCTGCCGTGTCTGGGAACCCGTCCCGCTTTGGAACCGCCCGTCGCATAGAGGGCATGCTCAGCATGGTCACAGAg GAGCTGGAGGATGTGCCTCTATACTACACAGTGGACAACCTGAGCAGCACTGTACACTGCAGCACTCCCCCTCTGCTCCAATTCAG gtcggCTCTGCTTCATGCAGGCCAcagggtgtccttgtctcatgcCTGTAAGAATGCTCTAAAGACGGACGCTCCTCCCAGGGTCCTCTGGGACGTCATGCGATGCTGG GAAAAGTCCAATCCAGTGAAGAGAGACAGACTGTCAGAGAGCAGCCCTGCTCACCACATCCTCAATACTGAACCCAT tctacaggCGTGTTTTGATGTGAGGGAGGATGCCAATCCCCAGTCTCGCCGTCGCCACCTCACCCGCTTCCAGGAGAACCCTGAGCCTTTCTGGGGGCCCAAGGCCCGCGCCAATGCTGG TGGTGGTATCTCATCAGAcctggaggacaggaggaaacAGGGTCAAAACAAGAGGAAGAACCAGATCACAGACGCCACCCAGCTTAAGAGCTTCCCCTGCAAGAGGTTCAGGAAG ggtaaATGCACACACGGTGAAAAATGCTGTTACTCCCATGACCTGGAACAGACTGACCAGATGGAGTGA
- the LOC109880958 gene encoding tRNA (guanine(26)-N(2))-dimethyltransferase isoform X1, whose product MCYFRMSRLLRTEKCPMLIITARLLPLLTVPFTHQRILRTVGSVAYRGLRTMEPLRAPQDPQVNTTLSGVDTKPQPPTSGAPMEGLNPSPAASTPDQEMPPTTGLLPGETVVREGKAAILFPSANEVFYNPVQEFNRDLTCAVVTEFAREQMARRGVKVVVPGEKERVVVNLADEKKEETEMQTGEEGGEEPVVTASVGERCKNGLRVLEGLAASGLRSVRFALEVPGLRSVTANDFSSKAAALIARNAQHNGVTHLLQASQRDASMLMYEMRGKKDRYDVIDLDPYGSPAPFLDAAVQAVGEGGLLCVTCTDMAVMAGNSGETCYSKYGSVSIKAKYCHEMALRIILHSLDQRAGVYQRYIHPLLCVSVDFYIRVFVRVHTGQAMVKNSASKQALVYNCVGCGSFHLQRLGKRTTQGNHIKYSAATGPPVGAECEHCGHRHQLGGPIWGEALHDVSFVQKVLSAVSGNPSRFGTARRIEGMLSMVTEELEDVPLYYTVDNLSSTVHCSTPPLLQFRSALLHAGHRVSLSHACKNALKTDAPPRVLWDVMRCWEKSNPVKRDRLSESSPAHHILNTEPILQACFDVREDANPQSRRRHLTRFQENPEPFWGPKARANAGGGISSDLEDRRKQGQNKRKNQITDATQLKSFPCKRFRKGKCTHGEKCCYSHDLEQTDQME is encoded by the exons ATGTGCTATTTTCGTATGTCTAGACTTCTCAG GACTGAGAAGTGCCCTATGCTGATCATCACTGCTCGGCTACTCCCCCTCTTAACTGTACCCTTCACCCACCAGAGGATTCTAAGGACAGTTGGCAGTGTTGCCTACAGGGGACTGAGAACCATGGAGCCCCTCAGGGCCCCTCAGGATCCACAAGTTAACACAACCCTGTCCGGGGTAGACACCAAGCCTCAGCCCCCTACTTCTGGAGCCCCAATGGAGGGCTTGAACCCAAGTCCAGCTGCCTCAACACCTGACCAGGAGATGCCCCCGACAACGGGGTTGTTGCCAGGGGAGACAGTTGTCAGGGAGGGCAAGGCAGCCATATTGTTTCCCAGTGCCAACGAGGTGTTTTACAACCCTGTGCAGGAGTTCAACAGAGATCTGAC gTGTGCGGTGGTTACAGAGTTTGCCCGGGAGCAGATGGCCCGGAGGGGGGTGAAGGTGGTAGTgccaggggagaaggagagggtggtGGTCAATCTAGCTGACgagaagaaagaggagacagagatgcagacaggggaggaaggaggagaggagccaGTCGTAACTGCTTCAGTGGGGGAGCGCTGTAAG AATGGTCTGCGTGTGTTGGAGGGTCTGGCAGCGTCTGGCCTACGCTCTGTGAGGTTTGCTCTGGAGGTGCCTGGTCTACGTAGCGTCACGGCTAACGACTTCTCATCCAAGGCTGCTGCCCTCATCGCCCGCAATGCCCAGCACAACGGAGTCACACACCTACTGCAGGCCAGCCAGAGAGATGCCAG CATGCTGATGTATGAGATGCGGGGGAAGAAGGACCGCTATGATGTCATAGACCTGGACCCCTACGGAAGCCCCGCCCCCTTCCTGGATGCCGCCGTCCAGGCTGTCGGTGAAGGAG gtctGTTGTGTGTGACATGTACTGACATGGCTGTGATGGCTGGTAACAGTGGGGAGACCTGCTACAGCAAATACGGCTCTGTCTCCATCAAAGCCAAGTACTGTCATGAGATG gcTCTGCGTATCATCCTACACAGTCTGGACCAGAGAGCTGGTGTGTACCAGCGGTACATCCACCCcctgctctgtgtcagtgtggacTTCTACATACGAGTGTTTGTCAGGGTACACACTGGACAGGCCATGGTCAAAAACTCAGCAag TAAACAAGCGTTGGTGTATAACTGTGTTGGCTGTGGCTCGTTCCACTTACAACGACTGGGCAAGAGGACGACTCAGGGAAACCA tataAAGTACTCTGCAGCCACTGGACCGCCGGTCGGAGCAGAGTGTGAACACTGTGGACACAGACACcag ctGGGTGGTCCTATCTGGGGTGAGGCCCTCCATGACGTGAGCTTCGTTCAGAAGGTTCTATCTGCCGTGTCTGGGAACCCGTCCCGCTTTGGAACCGCCCGTCGCATAGAGGGCATGCTCAGCATGGTCACAGAg GAGCTGGAGGATGTGCCTCTATACTACACAGTGGACAACCTGAGCAGCACTGTACACTGCAGCACTCCCCCTCTGCTCCAATTCAG gtcggCTCTGCTTCATGCAGGCCAcagggtgtccttgtctcatgcCTGTAAGAATGCTCTAAAGACGGACGCTCCTCCCAGGGTCCTCTGGGACGTCATGCGATGCTGG GAAAAGTCCAATCCAGTGAAGAGAGACAGACTGTCAGAGAGCAGCCCTGCTCACCACATCCTCAATACTGAACCCAT tctacaggCGTGTTTTGATGTGAGGGAGGATGCCAATCCCCAGTCTCGCCGTCGCCACCTCACCCGCTTCCAGGAGAACCCTGAGCCTTTCTGGGGGCCCAAGGCCCGCGCCAATGCTGG TGGTGGTATCTCATCAGAcctggaggacaggaggaaacAGGGTCAAAACAAGAGGAAGAACCAGATCACAGACGCCACCCAGCTTAAGAGCTTCCCCTGCAAGAGGTTCAGGAAG ggtaaATGCACACACGGTGAAAAATGCTGTTACTCCCATGACCTGGAACAGACTGACCAGATGGAGTGA
- the LOC109880958 gene encoding tRNA (guanine(26)-N(2))-dimethyltransferase isoform X2 gives MLIITARLLPLLTVPFTHQRILRTVGSVAYRGLRTMEPLRAPQDPQVNTTLSGVDTKPQPPTSGAPMEGLNPSPAASTPDQEMPPTTGLLPGETVVREGKAAILFPSANEVFYNPVQEFNRDLTCAVVTEFAREQMARRGVKVVVPGEKERVVVNLADEKKEETEMQTGEEGGEEPVVTASVGERCKNGLRVLEGLAASGLRSVRFALEVPGLRSVTANDFSSKAAALIARNAQHNGVTHLLQASQRDASMLMYEMRGKKDRYDVIDLDPYGSPAPFLDAAVQAVGEGGLLCVTCTDMAVMAGNSGETCYSKYGSVSIKAKYCHEMALRIILHSLDQRAGVYQRYIHPLLCVSVDFYIRVFVRVHTGQAMVKNSASKQALVYNCVGCGSFHLQRLGKRTTQGNHIKYSAATGPPVGAECEHCGHRHQLGGPIWGEALHDVSFVQKVLSAVSGNPSRFGTARRIEGMLSMVTEELEDVPLYYTVDNLSSTVHCSTPPLLQFRSALLHAGHRVSLSHACKNALKTDAPPRVLWDVMRCWEKSNPVKRDRLSESSPAHHILNTEPILQACFDVREDANPQSRRRHLTRFQENPEPFWGPKARANAGGGISSDLEDRRKQGQNKRKNQITDATQLKSFPCKRFRKGKCTHGEKCCYSHDLEQTDQME, from the exons ATGCTGATCATCACTGCTCGGCTACTCCCCCTCTTAACTGTACCCTTCACCCACCAGAGGATTCTAAGGACAGTTGGCAGTGTTGCCTACAGGGGACTGAGAACCATGGAGCCCCTCAGGGCCCCTCAGGATCCACAAGTTAACACAACCCTGTCCGGGGTAGACACCAAGCCTCAGCCCCCTACTTCTGGAGCCCCAATGGAGGGCTTGAACCCAAGTCCAGCTGCCTCAACACCTGACCAGGAGATGCCCCCGACAACGGGGTTGTTGCCAGGGGAGACAGTTGTCAGGGAGGGCAAGGCAGCCATATTGTTTCCCAGTGCCAACGAGGTGTTTTACAACCCTGTGCAGGAGTTCAACAGAGATCTGAC gTGTGCGGTGGTTACAGAGTTTGCCCGGGAGCAGATGGCCCGGAGGGGGGTGAAGGTGGTAGTgccaggggagaaggagagggtggtGGTCAATCTAGCTGACgagaagaaagaggagacagagatgcagacaggggaggaaggaggagaggagccaGTCGTAACTGCTTCAGTGGGGGAGCGCTGTAAG AATGGTCTGCGTGTGTTGGAGGGTCTGGCAGCGTCTGGCCTACGCTCTGTGAGGTTTGCTCTGGAGGTGCCTGGTCTACGTAGCGTCACGGCTAACGACTTCTCATCCAAGGCTGCTGCCCTCATCGCCCGCAATGCCCAGCACAACGGAGTCACACACCTACTGCAGGCCAGCCAGAGAGATGCCAG CATGCTGATGTATGAGATGCGGGGGAAGAAGGACCGCTATGATGTCATAGACCTGGACCCCTACGGAAGCCCCGCCCCCTTCCTGGATGCCGCCGTCCAGGCTGTCGGTGAAGGAG gtctGTTGTGTGTGACATGTACTGACATGGCTGTGATGGCTGGTAACAGTGGGGAGACCTGCTACAGCAAATACGGCTCTGTCTCCATCAAAGCCAAGTACTGTCATGAGATG gcTCTGCGTATCATCCTACACAGTCTGGACCAGAGAGCTGGTGTGTACCAGCGGTACATCCACCCcctgctctgtgtcagtgtggacTTCTACATACGAGTGTTTGTCAGGGTACACACTGGACAGGCCATGGTCAAAAACTCAGCAag TAAACAAGCGTTGGTGTATAACTGTGTTGGCTGTGGCTCGTTCCACTTACAACGACTGGGCAAGAGGACGACTCAGGGAAACCA tataAAGTACTCTGCAGCCACTGGACCGCCGGTCGGAGCAGAGTGTGAACACTGTGGACACAGACACcag ctGGGTGGTCCTATCTGGGGTGAGGCCCTCCATGACGTGAGCTTCGTTCAGAAGGTTCTATCTGCCGTGTCTGGGAACCCGTCCCGCTTTGGAACCGCCCGTCGCATAGAGGGCATGCTCAGCATGGTCACAGAg GAGCTGGAGGATGTGCCTCTATACTACACAGTGGACAACCTGAGCAGCACTGTACACTGCAGCACTCCCCCTCTGCTCCAATTCAG gtcggCTCTGCTTCATGCAGGCCAcagggtgtccttgtctcatgcCTGTAAGAATGCTCTAAAGACGGACGCTCCTCCCAGGGTCCTCTGGGACGTCATGCGATGCTGG GAAAAGTCCAATCCAGTGAAGAGAGACAGACTGTCAGAGAGCAGCCCTGCTCACCACATCCTCAATACTGAACCCAT tctacaggCGTGTTTTGATGTGAGGGAGGATGCCAATCCCCAGTCTCGCCGTCGCCACCTCACCCGCTTCCAGGAGAACCCTGAGCCTTTCTGGGGGCCCAAGGCCCGCGCCAATGCTGG TGGTGGTATCTCATCAGAcctggaggacaggaggaaacAGGGTCAAAACAAGAGGAAGAACCAGATCACAGACGCCACCCAGCTTAAGAGCTTCCCCTGCAAGAGGTTCAGGAAG ggtaaATGCACACACGGTGAAAAATGCTGTTACTCCCATGACCTGGAACAGACTGACCAGATGGAGTGA